A stretch of the Bremerella alba genome encodes the following:
- the hisD gene encoding histidinol dehydrogenase: MDLKSKIARIDTRHDDVEAQLQQVRDKLSPKGDLVSEAGRKRTMEVFGEPLSPLQVVQKICSDVESRGLAAVLDYGKKLDGKQLYASTIRVSDEELRLAHEAADPAFLQTIRDIRENILRFQTAILHKDIEVPLEHGGKLRHRYAPLKRVGICVPGGAAAYPSTVLMTAVPALAAGVEELAVIAPPTPFGSYNLDLLATCVELGVKEVYRVGGAQGVAALAYGVEGIPKVQKIVGPGNLFVALAKKHVFGEVDIDSIAGPSEVVVVADTTAKPQYIAADMLAQAEHSPGSSVLISWDETLIDDALTELEKQVAVLDRCDLTVQSLIDFGAAILTKNEDEACRIATDLAPEHLHITTTDSEATAEKILTAGATFLGNYTPVAVGDYAAGPSHVLPTGATAHWASGLSANDFLRSRSVIHFTADGLKSIAPLVTTLADKEGLTAHKRSVTIRTEDN, from the coding sequence ATGGATCTGAAGTCGAAAATCGCCCGGATTGATACCCGGCACGATGACGTCGAAGCTCAACTGCAACAGGTACGCGACAAGCTAAGCCCTAAGGGTGACCTCGTCAGCGAAGCGGGTCGCAAGCGGACGATGGAAGTATTCGGCGAGCCACTGAGCCCGCTGCAAGTGGTGCAAAAGATCTGCTCCGACGTCGAAAGCCGCGGACTAGCAGCCGTGCTCGACTACGGCAAAAAGCTGGATGGTAAGCAGTTGTATGCTTCCACCATTCGCGTCTCCGACGAAGAGCTGCGTCTGGCTCACGAAGCCGCCGATCCAGCGTTCCTACAAACGATCCGCGACATTCGCGAAAACATCCTCCGCTTTCAAACGGCCATCCTCCATAAAGACATCGAGGTTCCGCTCGAACATGGCGGAAAGCTACGACATCGTTACGCCCCGTTGAAGCGTGTGGGCATCTGCGTCCCAGGCGGTGCGGCTGCGTATCCGTCGACCGTCCTCATGACGGCCGTTCCGGCTCTTGCCGCCGGCGTGGAAGAATTGGCCGTGATCGCTCCGCCAACACCGTTTGGTTCGTACAACTTGGATCTGCTTGCGACCTGCGTCGAGTTGGGCGTGAAGGAAGTTTACCGTGTCGGTGGTGCCCAAGGGGTGGCAGCGCTGGCATACGGCGTCGAAGGCATTCCTAAAGTGCAGAAGATTGTCGGCCCTGGCAACTTGTTTGTTGCACTCGCCAAAAAACATGTCTTCGGGGAAGTCGATATCGACTCGATTGCCGGACCGAGCGAAGTGGTCGTTGTGGCCGATACGACCGCCAAGCCGCAGTACATCGCCGCAGACATGCTGGCCCAGGCCGAACATTCTCCTGGTAGCAGCGTCCTGATTAGTTGGGACGAGACGCTCATTGACGACGCTTTGACCGAACTGGAAAAACAAGTCGCCGTTCTGGATCGTTGCGATTTGACGGTTCAAAGCTTAATCGACTTCGGTGCCGCTATCCTCACCAAGAATGAAGACGAGGCGTGCCGTATCGCCACCGACCTGGCCCCCGAGCACTTGCACATCACGACAACCGATAGCGAAGCGACGGCTGAAAAGATCCTCACCGCAGGAGCGACTTTCCTCGGCAATTACACTCCGGTAGCGGTGGGGGATTATGCTGCTGGTCCGTCGCATGTGCTACCGACCGGTGCCACGGCCCACTGGGCAAGCGGGCTATCGGCCAACGACTTCCTTCGCTCCCGCAGCGTGATTCACTTCACGGCAGACGGACTAAAATCGATCGCCCCGCTAGTCACCAC
- the rlmKL gene encoding bifunctional 23S rRNA (guanine(2069)-N(7))-methyltransferase RlmK/23S rRNA (guanine(2445)-N(2))-methyltransferase RlmL: MNSSNPLNLLASTAFGIEAVTARELQTLGYKTEILGSGRVRFAGNYNDAMKANLHLRTADRVLIEVAQIPAGDFDALFDGVKELPWEAFIDAEGAFPVKGRSYQSQLTSVPAVQRATKRAIVERLQSAHGEKLPESGATYTVEVAIAKDIATLTIDTSGAGLARRGYLDAERHSPMKTTLAAALVQLSHWNPDRPLVDPFCGSGVVLIEAAMIGRKMVPGLLRDFALVDWPAVDQEAWLDLLEEARAQVLETLPESIIGYDEDGSALRLARQQAIDAGVDHNIHFQRQSFAELTSKRKYGCLITSTPYDDHSRARREQWEFHCSFPGVLRQLPTWSHFILTAFPEFERAIGQEATKRRKMYNGRTECHYYQYHGPPPPKANDESAPESAEQQPRRSFTPAFGGLDDKAKEQAQLLKNRLSKRARHLRRWPKKGIHCYRLYERDIPEIPLVIDLYHDYLHITDYDRPHDRTPAQYADWLDHMAEAAREVLEIPEGHVFVKHRTRQSGNTQHEKVAEESKIVVVEEGGLKFEANLSDYVDTGLFLDHRNLRSQFRDEASGKRVLNLFCYTGAFSVYAAAGGATSTTSVDLNANYLDWAGRNFQLNGLSISKHHFIRSDVMDYLRNQRPEPKFDLAIVDVPTFSNSKRTDDVWDVQDDHVELIGLTLNLLSEGGVLYFSNNFRRFKLNEEALENVQIREISKHTVPEDFRNQRIHRCWKMVRKTGKASNDITEGHG, translated from the coding sequence GTGAATTCCTCGAATCCCCTCAATCTGCTGGCCTCGACTGCGTTCGGCATTGAAGCCGTCACGGCCCGCGAACTGCAAACGCTCGGCTATAAAACCGAGATCCTCGGCTCCGGTCGCGTGCGTTTCGCCGGCAACTATAACGACGCGATGAAGGCCAACCTGCATCTGCGGACGGCCGATCGTGTGTTGATTGAAGTTGCCCAGATTCCGGCCGGCGATTTCGATGCCCTGTTCGATGGTGTCAAAGAGCTTCCGTGGGAAGCATTTATCGACGCCGAGGGAGCTTTCCCGGTCAAAGGCCGCAGCTACCAGTCGCAGCTTACCAGCGTTCCGGCCGTGCAAAGAGCCACCAAGCGGGCCATCGTCGAGCGGCTTCAATCAGCCCACGGCGAGAAACTTCCGGAATCGGGCGCGACCTACACCGTAGAAGTCGCCATCGCGAAAGATATCGCCACCCTCACCATCGACACCTCGGGGGCAGGTCTCGCGCGTCGCGGATATTTAGACGCCGAGCGGCACTCGCCGATGAAAACAACGCTAGCCGCGGCGTTGGTTCAGCTCAGTCACTGGAACCCCGATCGCCCCCTGGTCGATCCGTTCTGCGGAAGTGGCGTTGTGCTGATCGAAGCGGCGATGATCGGTCGAAAGATGGTGCCGGGCCTGCTGAGAGACTTCGCCCTGGTCGATTGGCCGGCAGTCGACCAGGAAGCCTGGCTCGATTTGCTGGAAGAAGCCAGAGCCCAGGTCCTCGAGACGCTGCCAGAGTCGATCATCGGATACGACGAAGACGGCTCCGCCCTCCGCCTGGCCCGGCAGCAAGCGATCGATGCAGGCGTCGACCACAACATTCACTTCCAGCGGCAATCGTTCGCCGAACTAACCAGCAAACGCAAGTATGGTTGCCTGATCACCAGCACCCCGTACGACGACCACTCGCGTGCCCGACGCGAGCAATGGGAGTTTCATTGCAGCTTCCCCGGTGTGCTGCGGCAGTTGCCTACCTGGTCGCACTTCATCCTGACGGCGTTTCCCGAGTTTGAACGAGCCATCGGGCAGGAAGCGACCAAACGCCGCAAGATGTACAACGGCCGGACGGAATGTCACTACTATCAATATCATGGGCCTCCGCCCCCAAAGGCGAATGACGAGTCGGCGCCGGAGTCCGCGGAACAACAGCCCCGGCGCAGCTTCACACCAGCATTTGGTGGACTAGACGACAAAGCCAAAGAGCAGGCTCAACTGCTAAAGAACCGGCTCTCTAAACGGGCTCGCCATCTTCGCCGCTGGCCCAAGAAGGGGATTCATTGTTACCGCTTATACGAGCGTGATATTCCCGAAATCCCGCTGGTGATCGACCTCTACCATGATTACCTGCACATCACCGACTACGACCGACCGCACGATCGCACGCCAGCGCAATATGCCGACTGGCTCGACCACATGGCCGAAGCAGCTCGTGAAGTGCTTGAGATCCCTGAGGGGCACGTCTTTGTCAAGCATCGCACGCGGCAGTCTGGCAACACGCAGCACGAGAAAGTTGCTGAAGAGTCGAAGATTGTGGTCGTTGAAGAAGGAGGCCTGAAGTTCGAGGCCAACCTTTCCGACTACGTTGATACAGGGCTGTTCCTCGATCATCGCAACCTGCGAAGTCAATTCCGTGACGAAGCCAGCGGCAAGCGGGTACTAAACTTGTTTTGCTACACAGGTGCGTTCAGCGTTTATGCGGCCGCAGGCGGAGCGACTTCGACAACCAGTGTCGACCTGAACGCCAACTACCTAGACTGGGCCGGAAGAAACTTCCAGCTCAACGGACTGTCGATCTCCAAGCACCATTTCATCCGCAGCGATGTGATGGATTACCTCCGCAACCAACGACCGGAGCCCAAATTTGATCTGGCGATTGTCGATGTGCCGACGTTTTCTAACAGCAAACGAACCGACGACGTATGGGACGTCCAAGACGATCACGTCGAACTGATCGGGCTGACGCTGAACCTGTTAAGCGAAGGAGGCGTCCTCTATTTCTCCAACAACTTCCGTCGCTTCAAGCTGAACGAAGAGGCATTAGAGAACGTGCAAATTCGGGAAATTTCGAAACACACCGTGCCAGAGGACTTTCGTAACCAGCGCATCCACCGCTGCTGGAAAATGGTGCGAAAGACAGGGAAAGCTTCCAATGATATCACAGAAGGCCACGGATAA